A window of Trichoderma atroviride chromosome 3, complete sequence contains these coding sequences:
- a CDS encoding uncharacterized protein (EggNog:ENOG41) — translation MWLATLEAQRSSTCICVLQHGLTSSCVSLPTASAACVYCRRSHMTCDLERPCTRCIKRNIGHLCHDEPRESEPKKKTATAKTASTASVDDSDTMSPSEMGHSSISSAMGPPPAFDGARQRANSGIGAGGVLGQGNPLSLVQHDASSGLESSALNRNGNANQFAGFSDAWLTAQNYHDMNTYNPNYMIGPEVTHEFNLLNDFLHNSLLDESNLASNEAQNSAAFNRPGGASEMIGAFNSNNDLAAGGPIQAQHMRGSMLPPPNVDDKAAARSNKDKTREYYLQAADPSGNDNPEERMSRVLKAKYDAGLLKPFNYINGYAKLGKYLDGHIAPSSKQKILRTINQFRPKFREKAQGLTDMQLVYVEMWFEKQLMDYDRVFASMAVPACCWRRTGEIFRGNKEMAELINVPVDQLRDGKIALHEILTEESMVRYWEEFGTIAFDPAHDTLLTACSLKNPSDSSDHPIIKCCFSFSIRRDEHKLPALIVGNFLPHDPPVS, via the exons ATGTGGCTGGCGACCCTGGAGGCGCAAAGATCGAGCACGTGTATCTGTGTATTGCAACATGGGCTAACAAGTAGCTGTGTGTCTCTGCCTACTGCCTCTGCAGCTTGCGTGTATTGTCGCAGATCT CACATGACATGCGATCTC GAGCGCCCGTGTACCAGATGCATCAAGAGGAATATTGGTCATCTCTGCCACGATGAGCCCCGCGAATcagagccaaagaaaaagacggcCACCGCCAAAACCGCCTCAACAGCGTCCGTAGATGACTCCGACACCATGTCACCGTCTGAAATGGGccacagctccatctccagcgccatGGGCCCACCCCCAGCTTTCGATGGCGCCAGGCAGAGAGCAAATTCGGGCATCGGGGCTGGAGGCGTGCTTGGACAAGGCAATCCATTGTCTCTTGTGCAACACGACGCTTCGTCGGGCTTGGAATCCAGCGCGCTGAACCGCAATGGTAACGCGAATCAAT TTGCGGGCTTCTCGGATGCTTGGCTTACGGCGCAGAATTACCACGATATGAATACCTATAACCCCAATTATATGATTGGACCCGAGGTCACTCACGAGTTTAACCTACTCAACGACTTTCTGCACAACAGCCTCCTCGATGAGAGCAATCTTGCCTCGAACGAAGCTCAGAATAGCGCAGCCTTCAATCGGCCAGGAGGGGCGTCAGAGATGATTGGTGCCTTCAATAGTAACAACGATTTAGCAGCAGGTGGTCCCATACAAGCACAGCATATGCGAGGATCCATGCTACCTCCCCCAAACGTCGATGATAAGGCTGCGGCGAGGTCTAATAAGGACAAGACACGAGAATACTACCTCCAGGCTGCCGACCCTTCTGGAAACGACAACCCAGAAGAGCGCATGTCTCGCGTGCTCAAGGCCAAGTACGACGCCGGCTTACTCAAACCATTTAACTATATCAATGGTTATGCAAAGTTGGGTAAATACTTGGACGGTCATATCGCGCCCTCTTCGAAACAAAAGATTTTGCGAACAATCAACCAGTTTCGTCCCAAATTCAGAGAAAAGGCACAGGGTTTGACAGACATGCAGCTTGTGTACGTAGAGATGTGGTTTGAGAAACAGCTGATGGACTATGACCGGGTCTTTGCGAGCATGGCAGTgccagcctgctgctggagacgaaCGGGGGAGATTTTTAGGGGAAACAAAGAGATGGCGGAGCTGATTAACGTGCCAGTCGATCAGTTGCGAGAT GGCAAGATTGCGCTACATGAGATACTTACAGAAGAGTCCATGGTGCGATATTGGGAAGAGTTTGGCACCATCGCGTTTGATCCGGCGCATGATACGTTGTTGACGGCGTGCTCTCTGAAGAACCCTAGTGATTCGTCAGATCACCCTATAATCAAGTGTTGCTTTTCGTTTTCGATACGCCGTGATGAGCATAAGCT GCCCGCACTGATTGTTGGAAACTTCTTGCCGCACGATCCTCCTGTATCGTAA
- a CDS encoding uncharacterized protein (EggNog:ENOG41), whose product MSERKAAGTTATASGAMDAKGGGNKVVERSRLAAKGDAVERVKDKDRNAAGGAGKSPKKRRKVNHACVYCRRSHMTCDLERPCTRCIKRNIGHLCHDEPRESEPKKKTATAKTASTASVDDSDTMSPSEMGHSSISSAMGPPPAFDGARQRANSGIGAGGVLGQGNPLSLVQHDASSGLESSALNRNGNANQFAGFSDAWLTAQNYHDMNTYNPNYMIGPEVTHEFNLLNDFLHNSLLDESNLASNEAQNSAAFNRPGGASEMIGAFNSNNDLAAGGPIQAQHMRGSMLPPPNVDDKAAARSNKDKTREYYLQAADPSGNDNPEERMSRVLKAKYDAGLLKPFNYINGYAKLGKYLDGHIAPSSKQKILRTINQFRPKFREKAQGLTDMQLVYVEMWFEKQLMDYDRVFASMAVPACCWRRTGEIFRGNKEMAELINVPVDQLRDGKIALHEILTEESMVRYWEEFGTIAFDPAHDTLLTACSLKNPSDSSDHPIIKCCFSFSIRRDEHKLPALIVGNFLPHDPPVS is encoded by the exons atgaGCGAGCGCAAGGCTGCCGGtaccacggccacggcgtcGGGTGCCATGGATGCCAAGGGAGGCGGAAACAAGGTGGTGGAGCGAAGCAGGCTGGCTGCTAAAGGCGATGCGGTCGAGCGCGTCAAGGATAAGGATCGCAATGCGGCTGGAGGCGCAGGCAAGTCTCCCAAGAAGAGACGCAAGGTGAACCACG CTTGCGTGTATTGTCGCAGATCT CACATGACATGCGATCTC GAGCGCCCGTGTACCAGATGCATCAAGAGGAATATTGGTCATCTCTGCCACGATGAGCCCCGCGAATcagagccaaagaaaaagacggcCACCGCCAAAACCGCCTCAACAGCGTCCGTAGATGACTCCGACACCATGTCACCGTCTGAAATGGGccacagctccatctccagcgccatGGGCCCACCCCCAGCTTTCGATGGCGCCAGGCAGAGAGCAAATTCGGGCATCGGGGCTGGAGGCGTGCTTGGACAAGGCAATCCATTGTCTCTTGTGCAACACGACGCTTCGTCGGGCTTGGAATCCAGCGCGCTGAACCGCAATGGTAACGCGAATCAAT TTGCGGGCTTCTCGGATGCTTGGCTTACGGCGCAGAATTACCACGATATGAATACCTATAACCCCAATTATATGATTGGACCCGAGGTCACTCACGAGTTTAACCTACTCAACGACTTTCTGCACAACAGCCTCCTCGATGAGAGCAATCTTGCCTCGAACGAAGCTCAGAATAGCGCAGCCTTCAATCGGCCAGGAGGGGCGTCAGAGATGATTGGTGCCTTCAATAGTAACAACGATTTAGCAGCAGGTGGTCCCATACAAGCACAGCATATGCGAGGATCCATGCTACCTCCCCCAAACGTCGATGATAAGGCTGCGGCGAGGTCTAATAAGGACAAGACACGAGAATACTACCTCCAGGCTGCCGACCCTTCTGGAAACGACAACCCAGAAGAGCGCATGTCTCGCGTGCTCAAGGCCAAGTACGACGCCGGCTTACTCAAACCATTTAACTATATCAATGGTTATGCAAAGTTGGGTAAATACTTGGACGGTCATATCGCGCCCTCTTCGAAACAAAAGATTTTGCGAACAATCAACCAGTTTCGTCCCAAATTCAGAGAAAAGGCACAGGGTTTGACAGACATGCAGCTTGTGTACGTAGAGATGTGGTTTGAGAAACAGCTGATGGACTATGACCGGGTCTTTGCGAGCATGGCAGTgccagcctgctgctggagacgaaCGGGGGAGATTTTTAGGGGAAACAAAGAGATGGCGGAGCTGATTAACGTGCCAGTCGATCAGTTGCGAGAT GGCAAGATTGCGCTACATGAGATACTTACAGAAGAGTCCATGGTGCGATATTGGGAAGAGTTTGGCACCATCGCGTTTGATCCGGCGCATGATACGTTGTTGACGGCGTGCTCTCTGAAGAACCCTAGTGATTCGTCAGATCACCCTATAATCAAGTGTTGCTTTTCGTTTTCGATACGCCGTGATGAGCATAAGCT GCCCGCACTGATTGTTGGAAACTTCTTGCCGCACGATCCTCCTGTATCGTAA